In Mycobacterium gallinarum, a single window of DNA contains:
- a CDS encoding vitamin K epoxide reductase family protein: MTVATPSTVEPSEPASAQSTGVAVGRPSAIWVLIAGVLGLAAAATLTVEKIEILINPDYVPSCSINPVLSCGSVMITPQASVFGFPNSLIGIVGFTVVLVTGVLALAKVDLPRWYWTGLAIGSFLGVVFVHWLAWESLYSIGALCPYCMVVWAVTIPLFVVATSIASRAAASNGVVRVLHTWRWSLVALWFTGILLLILVRFWDYWSTLL; this comes from the coding sequence ATGACCGTCGCCACACCCAGCACTGTCGAGCCGAGCGAACCCGCGTCGGCGCAGTCGACGGGTGTCGCAGTCGGCAGACCCAGCGCAATCTGGGTGCTGATCGCCGGTGTGCTCGGATTGGCCGCCGCGGCGACCCTCACAGTCGAGAAGATCGAGATCTTGATCAACCCCGACTACGTGCCGTCCTGCAGCATCAATCCGGTGCTGTCGTGCGGTTCGGTGATGATCACCCCGCAGGCGTCGGTCTTCGGGTTCCCCAATTCGCTCATCGGCATCGTCGGGTTCACCGTCGTACTGGTGACCGGTGTGCTGGCGCTCGCGAAGGTCGATCTGCCGCGCTGGTATTGGACCGGCCTGGCGATCGGCTCCTTCCTCGGTGTCGTATTCGTGCACTGGCTGGCGTGGGAGAGCCTGTACAGCATCGGGGCACTGTGCCCGTACTGCATGGTGGTGTGGGCCGTGACGATTCCGTTGTTCGTGGTCGCGACGTCGATCGCATCCCGTGCTGCGGCATCCAACGGTGTTGTGCGCGTGCTCCATACGTGGCGCTGGTCCCTGGTGGCGCTGTGGTTCACCGGAATACTCCTACTGATCCTGGTGCGCTTCTGGGACTACTGGTCCACCCTTCTCTAG
- a CDS encoding thioredoxin domain-containing protein — MASKPKYDLKASDRKRNLAVQIGLTAIVVIFAVALVMYIVLSADEKPTAGEADPIRVTSTSAQLIKKDGTDEPKVVLGLYEDFLCPACRNFEQEFGPTVNKLIDSGAVAADYYMVSILDRQGDGYSTRAANAAYCVAGDSIEAFRRFHAALYAQQPQEGVGPFPDNARLAEIARQAGAAGEVPECINKETNADMVSGLAAATDVNSTPTIRINGEDYRPTTPEALVAKIEETVGKLPAFDAGVPPPAAEPTPLAPPPPAPAPAP; from the coding sequence GTGGCTTCGAAACCGAAATACGACCTGAAGGCCTCCGACCGCAAGCGCAACCTGGCGGTCCAGATCGGCCTGACCGCGATCGTGGTGATCTTCGCCGTGGCGCTCGTGATGTACATCGTGCTGTCGGCCGACGAAAAGCCGACCGCGGGCGAGGCGGATCCGATCCGGGTCACGTCGACGTCGGCTCAGTTGATCAAGAAGGACGGCACTGACGAGCCCAAGGTCGTGCTGGGGCTCTACGAGGACTTCCTGTGCCCGGCCTGCCGCAACTTCGAGCAGGAGTTCGGACCCACCGTGAACAAGCTGATCGATTCGGGAGCGGTGGCCGCCGACTACTACATGGTTTCGATCCTGGATCGCCAGGGCGACGGGTACTCGACGCGGGCGGCCAACGCCGCGTACTGCGTCGCCGGTGATTCGATCGAGGCATTCCGTCGGTTCCACGCCGCGCTGTACGCCCAGCAGCCCCAGGAGGGTGTTGGACCGTTCCCCGACAACGCCCGCCTTGCCGAAATCGCGCGTCAGGCCGGCGCTGCGGGCGAAGTTCCCGAGTGCATCAACAAAGAGACGAACGCCGACATGGTGTCGGGACTCGCCGCGGCCACCGACGTGAATTCGACACCGACGATCCGCATCAACGGTGAGGACTACCGTCCGACCACCCCAGAGGCGTTGGTCGCCAAGATCGAGGAGACTGTCGGCAAGCTCCCGGCCTTCGACGCCGGAGTACCGCCACCGGCCGCCGAACCCACACCGCTGGCACCTCCACCTCCCGCACCCGCGCCTGCACCATGA